The following are from one region of the Mycolicibacterium diernhoferi genome:
- the hisN gene encoding histidinol-phosphatase — protein sequence MSDVSDDLALALRLADRADELTMARFGALDLRIETKPDLTPVTDADKGAEETLRAALAQARPDDAVFGEEFGGTVAATGRQWVLDPIDGTKNFVRGVPVWCTLIALISDGVPVVGVVSAPALGRRWWAGHGLGAHTSFGGTTRRIQVSGVDDLASASLSYSDLTTGWDDRREQFLALTDAVWRVRAYGDFWSYCLVAEGAVDIACEPEVKVWDIAPLDILIREAGGSFTSIDGEPGPHGGSALATNGRLHDQVRARLAPM from the coding sequence ATGAGCGATGTTTCCGATGATCTGGCCCTGGCACTGCGACTGGCCGATCGGGCCGATGAGTTGACCATGGCCCGGTTCGGCGCATTGGACCTTCGCATCGAGACCAAACCGGACCTGACCCCGGTCACCGACGCCGACAAGGGCGCCGAGGAAACCTTGCGCGCCGCACTCGCACAGGCCCGCCCCGACGATGCGGTGTTCGGCGAGGAGTTCGGCGGCACCGTGGCCGCGACCGGCCGGCAGTGGGTGCTCGACCCGATCGACGGCACCAAGAACTTCGTCCGCGGCGTCCCGGTTTGGTGCACGCTGATCGCCCTGATCTCCGACGGCGTGCCGGTGGTCGGGGTGGTGAGCGCGCCCGCACTCGGCCGCCGTTGGTGGGCCGGGCACGGTCTGGGCGCACACACCTCGTTCGGTGGGACGACCCGGCGCATCCAGGTGTCCGGCGTCGACGATCTGGCCTCGGCGAGCCTGTCCTACTCGGACCTGACGACCGGTTGGGACGACCGGCGCGAACAGTTCCTCGCCCTCACCGACGCGGTGTGGCGGGTGCGCGCCTACGGGGACTTCTGGTCCTACTGCCTGGTTGCTGAGGGCGCGGTCGACATCGCCTGCGAACCGGAGGTCAAGGTCTGGGACATCGCCCCGCTGGACATCCTGATCCGGGAGGCCGGCGGCTCGTTCACCAGCATCGACGGCGAGCCCGGACCGCACGGCGGCAGCGCCTTGGCCACCAACGGGCGCCTGCACGATCAGGTGCGGGCCCGGCTGGCGCCCATGTGA
- a CDS encoding FAD-dependent oxidoreductase, with protein MRPYHVAIVGAGPSGFFAAASLLKSDRDFRVDMLEMLPTPWGLVRSGVAPDHPKIKSISSQFEKIAADPHFRFFGNISVGEHVQAAELAERYDAVIYAIGAQADRVLGIPGEDLPGSVSAVDFVGWYNSHPHFGTMAPNLTADRAVVIGNGNVALDVARILISDPEILAQTDIADHALDLLGPRGVREVIVVGRRGPLQAPFTTLELRELGHMEQMAEVDVVVERADFDAITDEDLEAADKTVRQNIKVLRAYAENEPAGAKRRVVFRFATSPIEIRGDGRVESIVLGRNELVDEGGRVVAKDTGEREELPVQLVVRAVGYKGVATPGLPFDERSGTIPHTDGRIDGSRNEYVVGWIKRGPSGVIGSNKKDSADTVDTLLADLGEPGFGEEHAEELAQWLLSRQPKLVTDAHWQRIDAHERALGDAQHRPRVKISSVEEMLGIAHG; from the coding sequence ATGCGCCCGTACCACGTGGCGATCGTCGGCGCGGGCCCCTCCGGGTTCTTCGCCGCCGCATCGCTGTTGAAGTCCGACCGCGACTTCCGCGTCGACATGCTGGAGATGCTGCCCACCCCCTGGGGGCTGGTGCGCTCCGGCGTGGCGCCGGACCACCCGAAGATCAAGTCGATCAGCTCCCAGTTCGAGAAGATCGCCGCCGATCCGCACTTCCGGTTCTTCGGCAACATCTCTGTCGGCGAGCATGTGCAGGCCGCCGAACTGGCCGAGCGCTACGACGCGGTGATCTACGCGATCGGCGCACAGGCCGACCGGGTGCTCGGCATCCCCGGCGAGGACCTGCCCGGCAGCGTCTCGGCCGTCGACTTCGTCGGCTGGTACAACTCGCACCCGCACTTCGGGACGATGGCACCGAACCTGACCGCCGACCGGGCGGTGGTGATCGGCAACGGCAACGTCGCACTCGATGTGGCGCGCATCCTGATCAGCGACCCGGAGATCCTGGCACAGACCGACATCGCCGATCACGCGCTGGATCTGCTGGGCCCGCGCGGGGTCCGTGAGGTCATCGTGGTGGGCCGGCGCGGCCCGTTGCAGGCCCCGTTCACCACGCTGGAGCTCCGCGAGCTCGGGCACATGGAACAGATGGCCGAGGTCGATGTGGTGGTCGAGCGCGCCGACTTCGACGCCATCACCGACGAAGACCTGGAGGCGGCGGACAAGACCGTCCGGCAGAACATCAAGGTGCTGCGCGCGTACGCGGAGAACGAACCGGCCGGCGCGAAGCGGCGGGTGGTGTTCCGATTCGCGACCTCACCGATCGAGATCCGCGGCGACGGCCGGGTGGAGTCGATCGTGTTGGGCCGCAACGAGCTCGTCGATGAGGGCGGCCGGGTGGTCGCCAAGGACACCGGTGAGCGCGAGGAACTTCCCGTGCAATTGGTGGTGCGTGCGGTCGGTTACAAGGGTGTCGCGACGCCGGGGCTGCCCTTCGACGAGCGCTCCGGCACCATCCCGCACACCGACGGCCGGATCGACGGCAGCCGCAACGAGTACGTCGTCGGCTGGATCAAGCGCGGCCCGTCGGGTGTCATCGGCAGCAATAAGAAGGACTCCGCGGACACGGTGGACACGCTGCTGGCCGATCTCGGCGAGCCCGGCTTCGGCGAGGAGCACGCCGAGGAGCTGGCGCAGTGGCTGCTGTCGCGCCAGCCGAAGCTGGTGACCGACGCGCACTGGCAGCGCATCGACGCCCACGAGCGCGCCCTCGGCGATGCCCAGCACCGGCCCCGGGTGAAGATCAGCAGCGTCGAGGAGATGCTGGGGATCGCACACGGCTGA
- the prfB gene encoding peptide chain release factor 2 has translation MDPDRLADIAALDTTLTTVERVLDVEGLRGRIETLEAEAADPNLWNDQAHAQKVTSELSHAQNELRRVEELRQRIDDLPVLYEMAAEEEGADEKAAAVGEADTELAKLREDIAAMEVRTLLSGEYDEREAVVTIRSGAGGVDAADWAEMLMRMYIRWAEAHKYPVEVFDTSYAEEAGIKSATFAVHAPYAYGTLSVEQGTHRLVRISPFDNQSRRQTSFADVEVLPVVETTDHIEIPEGDLRVDVYRSSGPGGQSVNTTDSAVRLTHIPTGIVVTCQNEKSQLQNKVSAMRVLQAKLLERKRLEERAEMDALKGDGGSSWGNQMRSYVLHPYQMVKDLRTEYEVGSPSAVLDGDIDGFLEAGIRWRNRKDDDD, from the coding sequence GTGGATCCAGACCGTCTTGCCGATATCGCCGCCCTCGACACCACGTTGACGACCGTGGAGCGGGTGCTCGATGTCGAGGGGCTGCGCGGCCGCATCGAAACGCTCGAGGCCGAGGCCGCGGACCCGAACCTGTGGAATGACCAGGCGCATGCGCAGAAGGTCACCAGCGAGCTGTCGCACGCCCAGAACGAGCTGCGCCGCGTCGAGGAACTGCGCCAGCGCATCGATGATCTGCCGGTGCTCTACGAGATGGCCGCTGAAGAAGAGGGCGCCGACGAAAAGGCTGCGGCCGTGGGGGAGGCCGACACCGAGCTGGCCAAGCTGCGCGAGGACATCGCGGCCATGGAGGTGCGCACCCTGCTCTCCGGTGAGTACGACGAGCGCGAGGCCGTCGTCACCATCCGGTCCGGCGCCGGCGGCGTGGACGCCGCGGACTGGGCCGAGATGCTGATGCGGATGTACATCCGCTGGGCCGAGGCGCACAAGTACCCGGTCGAGGTGTTCGACACGTCCTACGCCGAGGAGGCCGGCATCAAGAGCGCCACCTTCGCCGTGCACGCCCCCTACGCCTACGGCACCCTGTCGGTCGAGCAGGGCACCCACCGGCTGGTGCGGATCAGCCCGTTCGACAACCAGAGCCGGCGCCAGACATCGTTCGCCGACGTCGAGGTGCTCCCGGTCGTGGAGACAACCGACCACATCGAGATCCCCGAAGGCGATCTGCGCGTCGACGTCTACCGCTCCAGCGGCCCCGGCGGACAGTCGGTCAACACCACCGACTCCGCGGTGCGGCTGACCCACATCCCGACGGGCATCGTGGTGACCTGCCAGAACGAGAAGTCCCAGCTGCAGAACAAGGTGTCCGCGATGCGGGTGCTGCAGGCCAAGCTGCTGGAGCGCAAGCGGCTGGAGGAGCGCGCCGAGATGGACGCGCTCAAGGGCGACGGCGGCAGTTCCTGGGGCAACCAGATGCGGTCCTACGTGCTGCACCCGTACCAGATGGTCAAGGATCTGCGCACCGAATACGAGGTGGGCAGCCCGTCCGCGGTGCTCGACGGGGACATCGACGGCTTCCTGGAGGCCGGAATCCGATGGCGTAACAGGAAAGATGACGACGACTAG
- a CDS encoding mechanosensitive ion channel family protein → MTTTSRVLALSVADRWQGFWRGDIGEWIITRGLRIVMLVIAAILIARFVNWAAQRITRRIDADFQESDALVRTETAKHRQAVASVISWVTVALICVIVGLQITEILAIPLGSLVAPAAVLGAALGFGAQRIVQDLLSGFFIITEKQYGFGDLVTLTLGASNEATGTVEDVTLRITKLRTSDGEVFTIPNGQIMKSLNLSKDWARAVVDIPVPTTADLNAVNELLHAVCVNAMKNPQMNDLLLDQPQLMGVESLQLDTVNLRMVARTLPGKQFEVGRQLRLMVIASLARAGIVSKAQSSSLAANSEVRE, encoded by the coding sequence ATGACGACGACTAGCCGCGTGCTCGCACTGTCAGTGGCCGACCGCTGGCAGGGGTTCTGGCGCGGGGACATCGGCGAGTGGATCATCACGCGCGGGCTGCGCATCGTCATGCTCGTCATCGCCGCGATACTGATCGCGCGGTTCGTCAACTGGGCCGCCCAGCGCATCACCCGGCGTATCGACGCCGACTTCCAGGAGAGCGACGCGCTGGTGCGCACCGAGACCGCCAAGCACCGCCAGGCGGTGGCCTCGGTGATCTCCTGGGTGACCGTCGCGCTGATCTGCGTGATCGTGGGGCTGCAGATCACCGAGATCCTGGCCATCCCGCTGGGCTCGCTGGTTGCGCCGGCCGCGGTGCTCGGCGCCGCGCTGGGTTTCGGCGCGCAGCGCATCGTGCAGGACCTGCTGTCCGGGTTCTTCATCATCACCGAGAAGCAGTACGGCTTCGGTGACCTGGTGACCCTGACGCTGGGCGCCTCCAACGAGGCGACCGGCACCGTCGAGGACGTCACGCTGCGGATCACCAAGCTGCGCACCAGCGACGGTGAGGTCTTCACCATCCCCAACGGGCAGATCATGAAGTCGCTGAACCTGTCCAAGGACTGGGCGCGCGCCGTGGTCGACATACCGGTGCCGACGACGGCCGATCTCAACGCCGTCAACGAGCTGCTGCACGCGGTGTGCGTGAACGCCATGAAGAACCCGCAGATGAACGATCTGCTGCTCGACCAGCCGCAGCTGATGGGCGTGGAGAGCCTCCAGCTCGACACCGTCAACCTGCGGATGGTGGCCCGCACCCTGCCCGGCAAGCAGTTCGAGGTGGGCCGTCAGCTGCGGCTGATGGTGATCGCGTCGCTGGCCCGGGCCGGCATCGTCTCCAAGGCCCAGTCCTCCTCGCTGGCGGCCAACTCCGAGGTCCGCGAATGA
- the ftsE gene encoding cell division ATP-binding protein FtsE — MITLDKVSKQYKSSARPALDDVSLKIDKGEFVFLIGPSGSGKSTFMRLLLGAEHPSKGDVRVSKFHVNKLSGRHIPQLRQVIGCVFQDFRLLQQKTVFENVAFALEVIGKRGDVINRVVPDVLEMVGLSGKASRLPSELSGGEQQRVAIARAFVNRPLVLLADEPTGNLDPETSKDIMDLLERINRTGTTVLMATHDHHIVDSMRQRVIELELGRLIRDEQRGVYGMDR, encoded by the coding sequence ATGATCACCCTCGACAAAGTGAGCAAGCAGTACAAATCCTCTGCTCGTCCGGCGCTGGATGACGTCTCACTCAAAATCGACAAGGGTGAGTTCGTCTTCCTGATCGGCCCCTCGGGTTCGGGCAAGTCGACGTTCATGCGTCTGCTGCTCGGCGCCGAGCATCCCTCCAAGGGCGATGTGCGGGTCTCGAAGTTCCACGTCAACAAGTTGTCCGGCCGGCACATCCCGCAGTTGCGCCAGGTCATCGGGTGCGTCTTCCAGGACTTCCGGCTGCTGCAGCAGAAGACCGTGTTCGAGAACGTCGCGTTCGCGCTCGAAGTGATCGGCAAGCGCGGCGACGTGATCAACCGGGTGGTGCCCGACGTGCTGGAGATGGTCGGTCTGTCCGGCAAGGCCAGCCGGCTGCCCAGCGAGCTCTCCGGTGGCGAGCAGCAGCGGGTGGCGATCGCGCGGGCGTTCGTGAACCGGCCGCTGGTGCTGCTGGCCGACGAGCCCACCGGCAACCTGGACCCGGAGACCAGCAAGGACATCATGGATCTGCTTGAGCGGATCAACCGCACCGGCACCACGGTTCTGATGGCGACGCACGACCACCACATCGTGGACTCCATGCGTCAGCGCGTCATCGAACTCGAACTGGGCCGGCTCATCCGCGACGAGCAGCGCGGCGTCTACGGAATGGATCGCTAG
- the ftsX gene encoding permease-like cell division protein FtsX — MRFGFLINEVVTGLRRNVTMTVAMILTTAISIGLFGGGLLVMRVADQSRDIYLDRVESQVFLTNDVSVNDPNCDADPCKALRAQIDARDDVKSVRFLNQEAAYEDAIKKIPAFKDVASKDAFPASFIVKLENPEQHMDFDAAMQGQPGVMNVLNQKDLIDRLFALLDGMSNAAFAVALVQAIGAVLLIANMVQVAAYTRRTEIGIMRLVGATRWYTQLPFLVEAMLAAFIGVVLALIGLLAVRSLFLEKALSQFTQANLIAPLDFADILYIAPILLFVGVAMAGVTAYVTLRLYVRR; from the coding sequence GTGCGTTTTGGCTTCCTGATCAACGAGGTCGTCACCGGCCTTCGTCGCAACGTCACGATGACGGTCGCGATGATCCTGACGACCGCCATCTCCATCGGCCTGTTCGGCGGTGGCCTGCTGGTGATGCGCGTGGCCGACCAGTCCCGCGACATCTACCTGGACCGGGTGGAGAGCCAGGTCTTCCTCACCAACGACGTGTCGGTCAACGACCCGAACTGCGATGCGGACCCGTGCAAGGCGTTGCGCGCGCAGATCGACGCGCGTGACGACGTGAAGTCGGTTCGCTTCCTCAACCAGGAAGCCGCCTACGAGGACGCCATCAAGAAGATCCCGGCCTTCAAGGACGTCGCGAGCAAGGACGCGTTCCCGGCCTCGTTCATCGTGAAGCTGGAAAACCCGGAACAGCACATGGATTTCGACGCTGCCATGCAGGGCCAGCCCGGAGTGATGAATGTGCTGAATCAGAAGGACCTGATCGACCGGTTGTTCGCGCTGCTCGACGGCATGTCGAATGCGGCGTTCGCGGTGGCGCTGGTGCAGGCGATCGGCGCGGTGTTGTTGATCGCCAACATGGTTCAGGTGGCGGCCTACACGCGGCGCACCGAGATCGGCATCATGCGGCTGGTCGGCGCCACCCGCTGGTACACCCAGCTGCCGTTCCTGGTGGAGGCGATGCTGGCCGCGTTCATCGGTGTGGTGCTGGCGCTGATCGGTCTGCTGGCGGTGCGCAGCCTGTTCCTGGAGAAGGCGCTGAGCCAGTTCACCCAGGCTAATTTGATTGCGCCGCTGGACTTCGCCGATATCCTCTACATCGCCCCGATCCTGCTGTTCGTGGGTGTGGCGATGGCCGGTGTCACGGCCTATGTGACGCTGCGCCTCTACGTACGAAGATGA
- the smpB gene encoding SsrA-binding protein SmpB produces the protein MAKKPDKAAEKANNHVVATNRKARHNYTILDTYEAGIVLVGTEVKSLREGQASLVDAFATVDDGEIWLRNLHIAEYHHGSWTNHAPRRNRKLLLHRSQIDNLVGKIRDGNLTLVPLSLYFSDGKVKVELALARGKEARDKRQDLAKRDADREITRELGRRAKGMR, from the coding sequence ATGGCGAAGAAACCCGACAAGGCCGCCGAAAAGGCGAACAACCACGTGGTGGCGACCAACCGAAAGGCGCGCCACAACTACACGATCCTGGACACCTACGAGGCCGGGATCGTGCTTGTCGGCACCGAGGTGAAGAGTCTGCGCGAAGGGCAGGCCTCCCTGGTCGACGCGTTCGCCACCGTCGACGACGGTGAGATCTGGCTGCGCAACCTGCATATCGCCGAGTATCACCACGGCAGCTGGACCAACCACGCGCCGCGGCGCAACCGCAAACTGCTGTTGCACCGCAGCCAGATCGACAACCTGGTCGGCAAGATCCGCGACGGCAACCTCACCCTGGTGCCGTTGTCGCTGTACTTCAGCGACGGCAAGGTGAAGGTGGAGCTGGCGCTGGCTCGCGGTAAAGAGGCCCGCGACAAGCGCCAGGATCTGGCCAAGCGGGACGCCGACCGGGAGATCACCCGCGAACTGGGCCGGCGCGCCAAGGGCATGCGCTGA
- a CDS encoding EamA family transporter has translation MIGVLLALVSAAGYGVSDFVGGIASRRVAALRVVLVSYPVALVLLTALSFVVGGQISSPAVLWGVLCGISQAFGVWWFYAALGAGPISVVSPLTAILVAGVPVGVGMALGERPSALALLGIAVALGAVVLVSRGVSDEDPSPHRFTKTVAWLTVGSGLAFGLNFVLIDQAPVDAGLWPLVFARASATVLVVLIALAGGKLRVPTGVPLKLALVAGVLDTVANVAMLLALQASLLSLAGVLISLYPASTVALALLVLKEKVTRWQVVGMVAAAVAVAMIALG, from the coding sequence CTGATAGGCGTTCTGCTCGCCTTGGTTTCGGCCGCGGGCTATGGCGTCAGCGACTTCGTCGGCGGCATCGCGTCCCGGCGGGTGGCCGCGCTGCGGGTGGTGCTGGTGTCCTACCCCGTGGCGCTGGTGCTGCTGACCGCGCTGTCTTTCGTTGTGGGTGGACAGATTTCGAGCCCCGCCGTCCTGTGGGGTGTGCTGTGCGGCATCAGTCAGGCGTTCGGGGTGTGGTGGTTCTACGCCGCGCTCGGGGCCGGGCCGATCTCGGTGGTGTCGCCGTTGACCGCGATCCTGGTGGCCGGGGTGCCCGTCGGCGTGGGGATGGCGTTGGGGGAGCGGCCTTCAGCACTGGCCCTGTTGGGCATCGCGGTGGCGCTGGGCGCCGTCGTGCTGGTGTCCCGTGGGGTGAGCGATGAGGACCCGTCGCCGCACCGGTTCACCAAGACGGTGGCCTGGCTGACGGTCGGGTCGGGGCTGGCGTTCGGGCTGAACTTCGTCCTGATCGACCAGGCTCCGGTGGATGCGGGCCTGTGGCCGCTGGTGTTCGCCCGGGCGTCGGCCACGGTGTTGGTGGTGCTGATCGCGCTGGCCGGCGGCAAGCTGCGGGTACCGACCGGGGTGCCGCTCAAGCTGGCCCTGGTCGCCGGGGTGCTGGACACCGTCGCGAACGTGGCGATGCTGCTGGCGTTGCAGGCCTCGCTGCTATCGCTGGCGGGGGTGCTGATTTCGCTGTATCCCGCGTCGACGGTGGCGCTGGCGCTGCTGGTGCTCAAAGAGAAGGTGACCCGATGGCAGGTGGTGGGCATGGTGGCCGCGGCGGTCGCGGTGGCCATGATCGCCCTCGGGTAG
- a CDS encoding putative bifunctional diguanylate cyclase/phosphodiesterase: protein MSLKGHRRRLWLLLLVVLLLINAISPWPHEVARHVALTVGLATSLGWGLCGLVVARRTTGWSRRWRVLMSMGLLSMFVGEALWWAQGFGEPVPAVSLAAYLLCPVFALAAIAALTRSGGGLTGSDESEARSTPVTTVIDGVVACLAFLILVAMGGFGAGSSVSLPRSDNVTVEILFALAELFVVVLAVVVAMTYRPDRPYRANLLWLCSGVLVAITSDRVIAYLDSAGAEGAGRWGGIGFTVGLTLTGMAMLELPRGPLPRRRTGGFDWTQLVLPYISFLGVAVLYAYHFGRGATLHSAILWVTVLMVLMVAVRQAVAIRAQYQLTERLLTTQRRLAHQVHHDSLTGLPNRVLFARRLDEAMRTGHFVLIFVDLDDFKEVNDRYGHAAGDALLRAVGERLGRCVGEADTLARIGGDEFAILMDGTVDEPEAVAERLRVALREPFAVNGSSVRVRASMGLVRPGEDGVAQSSDDLLRQADVSMYAGKRLGKDTAVVYRPSSGVNVDFPTALRRAHGAAPPGFQLVYQPIVRLPHPAPVAVEALARWTTADGIAISPETFVAVAEAAGMGADLDALVLDLACREVSGAGLDLDIHVNVGAARLGNPTFERRIMRTLERYGIEPHRLVLEITETVPIVDLNDAADQIARLNALGIKVALDDFGAGYNSLTYLHVLPVQIVKLDRSLVAGAARARDVTLYRSVIRLCDALGLAVVAEGIEVAAQAETVYDAGCELAQGHLFAKPVPIGALMEKVPSRPV, encoded by the coding sequence GTGTCGTTGAAGGGTCACCGACGGCGCCTCTGGTTGCTCCTACTCGTGGTGTTGCTGCTCATCAACGCGATATCACCCTGGCCCCACGAGGTCGCCCGCCATGTCGCCTTGACCGTCGGGTTGGCGACCTCGCTCGGGTGGGGGCTGTGCGGTCTGGTGGTGGCGCGCCGGACGACCGGCTGGTCGCGGCGGTGGCGGGTACTGATGTCGATGGGCCTGCTCTCCATGTTCGTCGGTGAGGCGCTGTGGTGGGCACAGGGTTTCGGGGAACCGGTGCCGGCGGTCAGTCTGGCCGCCTACCTGCTGTGCCCGGTGTTCGCCCTGGCGGCGATCGCGGCGCTGACCCGGTCCGGTGGTGGGCTGACCGGATCGGATGAGAGCGAAGCGCGGTCCACCCCGGTGACGACGGTCATCGATGGTGTGGTGGCCTGCCTGGCCTTTCTGATCCTGGTGGCGATGGGCGGCTTCGGCGCCGGATCGAGCGTCTCGTTACCCCGATCGGACAACGTCACCGTCGAGATCCTGTTCGCACTGGCCGAGCTGTTCGTCGTGGTGCTGGCGGTGGTGGTGGCCATGACCTATCGGCCGGACCGGCCCTACCGGGCCAACCTGCTGTGGCTGTGCAGTGGTGTCCTGGTCGCGATCACGTCCGACCGGGTGATCGCCTACCTCGACTCGGCCGGCGCCGAGGGTGCCGGGCGGTGGGGCGGCATCGGATTCACCGTCGGGCTGACGCTGACCGGCATGGCCATGCTGGAGCTGCCGCGCGGTCCGCTGCCCCGGCGACGCACCGGCGGGTTCGACTGGACGCAGCTCGTGCTGCCCTACATCTCCTTCCTCGGCGTGGCGGTGCTGTACGCCTATCACTTCGGGCGCGGCGCGACGCTGCATTCGGCGATCCTCTGGGTGACGGTGCTGATGGTGCTGATGGTGGCGGTCCGCCAGGCGGTCGCCATCCGCGCGCAGTATCAGTTGACCGAGCGGCTGTTGACGACGCAGCGCCGGCTGGCGCATCAGGTGCACCACGATTCGTTGACCGGTCTGCCCAACCGGGTGCTGTTCGCCCGGCGCCTCGACGAGGCCATGCGGACGGGGCACTTCGTGCTCATCTTCGTCGACCTCGATGATTTCAAAGAGGTCAACGACCGGTACGGGCACGCCGCCGGGGACGCGCTGCTGCGCGCGGTCGGGGAGCGGCTGGGCCGGTGCGTGGGCGAGGCCGACACGCTGGCCCGGATCGGCGGCGACGAGTTCGCGATCCTGATGGACGGCACCGTCGACGAACCCGAGGCGGTCGCCGAGCGGCTGCGGGTCGCGCTGCGGGAACCGTTCGCGGTCAACGGATCGTCGGTGCGGGTCCGGGCCAGCATGGGTCTGGTGCGGCCCGGCGAGGACGGTGTCGCGCAGTCCTCCGACGATCTGCTGCGCCAGGCCGATGTGTCGATGTACGCCGGCAAACGTCTCGGCAAGGACACCGCCGTGGTGTACCGGCCGTCCTCGGGCGTCAACGTCGACTTCCCGACCGCGCTGCGCCGGGCCCACGGCGCCGCGCCGCCCGGCTTCCAGTTGGTGTACCAGCCCATCGTGCGGCTTCCGCACCCGGCGCCGGTGGCCGTCGAGGCGCTGGCGAGGTGGACGACGGCCGACGGGATCGCGATCTCGCCGGAGACGTTCGTCGCGGTGGCCGAGGCCGCCGGGATGGGCGCGGACCTCGATGCGCTGGTCCTCGACCTGGCCTGCCGGGAGGTGTCGGGGGCCGGTCTGGACCTCGACATCCATGTGAACGTGGGGGCGGCGCGGCTGGGGAACCCCACCTTCGAGCGGCGCATCATGCGGACCCTGGAGCGCTACGGCATCGAGCCGCACCGGCTGGTGCTGGAGATCACCGAGACCGTCCCGATCGTCGACCTCAACGACGCCGCCGACCAGATCGCCCGGCTCAACGCGCTCGGAATCAAGGTCGCACTGGATGATTTCGGCGCAGGCTACAACTCGCTGACCTACCTGCACGTGCTGCCGGTGCAGATCGTCAAGCTCGACCGCAGCCTGGTCGCGGGTGCCGCGCGGGCGCGGGATGTGACCTTGTACCGGTCGGTGATCCGGTTGTGTGACGCGCTCGGGTTGGCGGTGGTCGCGGAGGGCATCGAGGTGGCCGCGCAGGCCGAGACCGTCTACGACGCGGGCTGCGAGCTGGCCCAGGGGCACCTGTTCGCCAAGCCGGTGCCGATCGGAGCGCTCATGGAGAAAGTGCCGAGCAGGCCGGTGTGA